The following are encoded together in the Triticum dicoccoides isolate Atlit2015 ecotype Zavitan chromosome 6B, WEW_v2.0, whole genome shotgun sequence genome:
- the LOC119325044 gene encoding histone H4-like encodes MSGRGKGGKGLGKGGAKRHRKVLRDNIQGITKPAIRRLGRRGGVKRISGLIYEETRGVLKIFLENVIRDAVTYTEHARRKTVTAMDVVYALKRQGRTLYGFGG; translated from the coding sequence ATGTCCGGGCGCGGCAAGGGAGGCAAGGGGCTCGGCAAGGGCGGCGCCAAGCGGCACAGGAAGGTGCTGCGCGACAACATCCagggcatcaccaagccggcgatcCGGCGCCTGGGGAGGAGGGGCGGCGTGAAGCGCATCTCGGGgctcatctacgaggagacccgcggcgtgctcaagatcttcctcgagaacgTCATCCGCGACGCCGTCACCTACACCGAGCACGCCCGCCGCAAGACCGTCACCGCCATGGACGTCGTCTACGCGCTCAAGCGCCAGGGCCGCACCCTCTACGGCTTCGGCGGCTAG